In Mycolicibacterium mucogenicum DSM 44124, the following are encoded in one genomic region:
- a CDS encoding glycoside hydrolase family 16 protein — MDRRSVMMMAGLGVAAAVLPPAKAGAQPNAVSPGPGFAPAAPAGSAGAPAMLFQDEFNGPAGAPPDPAWWFIVPEREVIRNPVEWDQPYNMGRYVTDQEHVFQDGKGNLVIRATRGPGANIQERYASAKIVGNWRGGVGTTWEARVKLNCLTDGAWPAFWLLNDDPARGGEVDLVEWYGNRDWPSGTTVHARLDGTSFATDPHPFDSGWHTYRMTWQPSGMYFWKDYAPGMEPFWSVPANSLDDWPFNDPGYTLAPVFNLAVGGSGGREPGGGQYPAEMLIDWIRVF, encoded by the coding sequence ATGGATCGCCGTAGCGTCATGATGATGGCCGGGCTGGGCGTGGCTGCGGCCGTGCTGCCCCCGGCCAAGGCCGGAGCCCAGCCGAACGCGGTGTCGCCGGGCCCTGGATTCGCCCCCGCCGCACCTGCAGGGTCGGCAGGCGCGCCGGCGATGCTGTTCCAGGACGAATTCAACGGCCCCGCGGGTGCGCCGCCGGATCCGGCGTGGTGGTTCATCGTGCCCGAGCGTGAGGTCATCCGGAATCCTGTCGAGTGGGATCAGCCGTACAACATGGGCCGATACGTGACCGACCAGGAGCACGTGTTCCAGGACGGCAAGGGCAACTTGGTCATCCGAGCGACCCGAGGCCCCGGTGCGAACATTCAGGAGCGTTATGCCAGCGCCAAGATCGTCGGTAACTGGCGCGGTGGCGTCGGCACCACGTGGGAGGCTCGGGTCAAGCTGAATTGCCTGACCGACGGTGCCTGGCCGGCTTTCTGGCTGCTCAACGACGATCCGGCTCGCGGCGGCGAGGTCGATCTGGTGGAGTGGTACGGCAACCGGGATTGGCCATCGGGGACCACCGTGCACGCCCGGTTGGACGGGACGTCGTTCGCCACTGACCCGCACCCGTTCGACAGCGGTTGGCATACCTATCGAATGACCTGGCAGCCCAGCGGAATGTACTTCTGGAAGGACTACGCGCCGGGTATGGAGCCGTTCTGGTCGGTGCCGGCCAATTCGCTGGACGACTGGCCGTTCAACGATCCGGGTTACACCCTGGCCCCGGTGTTCAACCTCGCGGTGGGTGGCTCGGGTGGGCGCGAACCAGGTGGCGGCCAATACCCGGCCGAGATGCTGATCGACTGGATTCGCGTCTTCTGA
- a CDS encoding beta-class carbonic anhydrase, producing MTVTDEYLANNQAYAESFTGPLPLPPSKHVAVVACMDARLDVYRILGVREGEAHVIRNAGGVITDDEIRSLAISQRLLGTREIILIHHTDCGMLTFTDDDFKKAIQDETGLKPAWAAEAFSDIAEDVRQSLRRIEANPFVTKHESLRGFIFDVATGKLNEVAI from the coding sequence GTGACCGTCACCGACGAATACCTCGCCAACAATCAGGCGTACGCCGAGTCCTTCACCGGCCCGCTGCCTCTGCCCCCAAGCAAGCACGTCGCGGTCGTCGCCTGCATGGACGCCCGACTGGACGTGTACCGCATTCTGGGAGTCAGAGAGGGTGAGGCGCACGTCATCCGCAACGCCGGCGGCGTCATCACCGACGACGAAATCCGTTCCCTGGCGATCAGCCAACGGCTGCTGGGCACCAGAGAGATCATCCTGATTCATCACACGGACTGCGGCATGCTGACTTTCACCGATGACGACTTCAAGAAGGCCATACAGGACGAAACCGGCCTGAAGCCCGCATGGGCCGCCGAAGCCTTTTCTGACATCGCTGAGGACGTGCGCCAGTCGCTGCGCCGCATCGAGGCCAACCCGTTCGTGACCAAACACGAATCGTTGCGGGGCTTCATCTTCGACGTGGCGACCGGCAAGCTCAACGAGGTGGCCATCTGA
- a CDS encoding TetR/AcrR family transcriptional regulator: MAQSPSTADEILAHARRFIIAGGYNGFSYADIANEIGIRKPSIHHHFATKADLVCAVVSRYRQEALSGLAEIERHVDDPVGRLRSYVDYWRTCIADATHPFCVCALLAAELPSLPEQVANEVAAHFRALSAWLTSVLERGAEQNLIRIETSPRVDAEMFMATVHGAMLSARAYGDAKMFATVVTPLVNRLDATGSTPAATS, from the coding sequence GTGGCACAATCTCCATCGACGGCAGACGAAATCCTTGCTCATGCAAGACGTTTCATCATCGCTGGGGGATACAACGGATTCAGCTACGCCGATATCGCGAACGAAATCGGCATCCGCAAGCCGAGCATTCACCACCACTTCGCCACCAAGGCCGATCTGGTCTGCGCAGTGGTGAGCCGTTACCGACAGGAGGCCCTCTCCGGACTCGCCGAGATAGAACGCCACGTCGACGATCCCGTCGGCAGGCTCCGCAGCTATGTCGATTACTGGCGTACCTGCATCGCCGACGCGACGCATCCGTTTTGTGTCTGCGCCCTTCTGGCCGCCGAACTTCCTTCCCTCCCAGAACAAGTCGCCAACGAGGTGGCCGCTCACTTTCGCGCACTGTCGGCGTGGCTGACGTCGGTTCTCGAACGCGGCGCCGAGCAGAATCTGATTCGAATCGAGACAAGTCCCCGCGTCGACGCGGAGATGTTCATGGCCACGGTGCACGGCGCGATGCTGTCCGCCCGCGCCTACGGCGATGCCAAGATGTTCGCCACCGTCGTAACCCCTCTGGTCAACCGACTCGACGCTACGGGGTCCACACCCGCGGCAACTTCGTGA